Below is a genomic region from Medicago truncatula cultivar Jemalong A17 chromosome 3, MtrunA17r5.0-ANR, whole genome shotgun sequence.
ttttatttttagtctctctaaaattttatttaaaacactAGTATCCAAATGATTTCCATTATCAAATTTGATCATTGTTGTTAAAGGTTGTGTATGTGGTATTGTTATGATTATCAAGTGTGAAAATATCGTCCAAAATAGAGAAAGGAAAATGATCTGTACACCTATTCAACACTTTGAGAGAGAAACAAACATAAAGAGTGGTGTGATATGTTTATAATAGAAACTAAGTGATAGAGAGAAGATAATGTGTTAAATATTTGTAGGAAAATTGAGAGTGTCTATGTATAAGAGATCGGTTCCGATCACATGAGCATAGATTCACAAAAAAGGTAATGGTATTTTTACACCCTTAATTATTATACATTCTTTCACTATCTTATTTTCGCTTTATCTCTATTGTTCTATCACATCATCAATACATCATAACTATCATGTTACTCTCACCTTTTCTATCTCTGTCATTGTGTATAAGAGGTGCGTAGCTGTTTTAAACAATTTGAAGATCATGTTcttatcttaaaaattaaactatatgAAAAGAAACACAAACTCAAAAAGAATCATTCCTCATTTACATcgtaaataacataaaaaatagccATGTTTTATTCATTAGATCAAACTGACGGGGTATTCGCGTTctcattaaactattttttcattggtatttgatgaaatatttatacatattataaaaatcaatttctttGTTACCTcgaaaaatgaaatcaaaccctttatattctttattttatttatcaataaaaatgactaattttgatgttaatagtgttttacaatttataaataataataaaataaattgaaccaAATGTGtcgattttgatttaaaaaggaattaaaaagtcAAACACCACCTATAATAACAAACAACTAAATCGTAGTTATATATGTGTCACTCTTCTAGCATGACCTTTACCTATAGACATGTGGTTTTAGGTAAAAGAAAAACCTACATATGGTTTAGAAGAATACTTAAAATCATTTGAAATGTTAGCGTCAATCAACAAAACTCCTTTAAAAGTATAAACTCACGGTTCTCTTCCTATTTACAATTGAATCGGAGACCTGATCAACAtttgttcaacaaaaaaataaaaaaactaatatatcaattgagtttTGAAGCGCACATATTTATGTCCTTTACTTTTATTGCACAATGATAAATTTAATCACAGTCTCAAACATGAGGACGAAGAGAACCGTGAACTTCATACAATTTTCTAGCAACGGTACACCAAAGTGATCCACTGCAGAATTTGTGTGTGTATCTTTCTATGTAGCTTTCTTGGTttgctttcttttcttcttatttaCGTTCTTGCGGTTGGTACAAGAAATCAACATCCTTACAAACTGCTTTAACGATAATGCTCTTCTTCACCTATTAGTGTCTAACGCACATGCATTTACCACATTACTATGTTGCAAACATAGCATATATTAATGTGCTGCCAAGCTTTAATTGGCAAGTCAAATTTCAGCGGTCCACTATAGTGTGGTTAGTCGGTGTTAGCAATGAAATGATACACACTTCGTGAGCTACTATGCTACAACGTTTACCTTTTTGGTACAATTATTTTATCtgaaattgattaattaattagtggGTTTCATCCTCAACTTCCATTCATTATATTTATGCTCCATTGACTCGATAAAGCATGCCActttctaaattattttcttttgttttttcttggtCTCCAGTTAGCAATCAAGggtgaaattaatttttgatattATTCACACGGCACTAGAGCTGCAATACCACCAATCATATATTTCTTGTGCTATTTTATAATGTTTGAGTTGCATGGCATTAAAATTTGTGATATTTATCCCACAAcaatatttgattatttgtgGTCATGTATGACCTTGATTCCAAGAAAGGAATTGCCGTcaaattatttagtttttttgtttgttgtagATGCATTGTGGTAAGATGTGTTTGAACAATACTCAATAAGTGTGGCGGCGTTGAATCAGTGGATTACtggttaaataaaaatatatgcatgattacatattaaaataggCACACAATTATAACCATAGTCGATTTGGTTCTTCCTAAGTTTTAATCGTGAGAgtcactaaaattttaaaacctaGTACTATGTTCACACATTTAAAGTTATATACTTTTTCTATACAATTAATCAAACATAATTATACCCTTTTTACTTATTTTCAAATACAAAAAACTGTGGTTGTAAGTTTATGACAGTAATCATTTCAAAACCTAAAACAAATTGCATCATTTCTCTGATcttcaataaataatatggtATTTTTACTAACATAGTGCAACACAATTGACAAATAACAAGACGTCGAGCATGTGATTTTGTGCAGAATGCAATatatacaacaaaaaaataataatataacattcaAAGTTTTGGTCAAATATTGTATTGCAGAGACAAGGACAGTGTGAGGCGCAAAGTGGTGAACGACCGGAGAAAGACATCCTAAGAACGATAGCGGCGAGTGCAGGGTGCCTGAGTCCAGAGTAAACACCATAGCAACGATCAACTATTTATGTAACctatataccttttttttttttaggaaatgtaACCTATATACCTATTTGCGGAAAATGTGtcccaaaattaattaaacttttCATTTCCATTACAATATGAtcaatttcatattttcaattgtattatctaattaataattaatataattgcattacttttattattttcactttacatttataataacaataaatacaCTAATATTTAATAACTATAATTTTAGCAAAAATATTCTCATCTCTCATTTATTTTATTCgcttttttttatacaaatatatacatattttttaaattgtgtaaAATAGTCAAATAAAATTATCGTGAACCAATGATTTctcatttacaaaaaaaaaaaaaaaaagaaagaaaagaaatgattAATACTATGTTTGAAATCACAGTAGGTGCCCCAGCTAAAAGTTGGCCATTCAAAGCATGAATTTCTAACTTCCTAACCATAATGTCGAAAAGGCACTACTAGAATGTGAGATTAATTGCCCAACACGTAACCAATAGCATGGTATTTCAAgccattcaaataattaaatgtattgaatatttgattcaattatttatgttttcaatagcATCTCGATAAATAAACACCATGTCTAGTACAAATGATTAATGGGTATTGTGTGTGTATGTTGTAAATCTTGAAGTATGAGTTCAATTTTTACAACTATTTTCATGATGTTTCCCTTAATCTTCTTTCTAATCTCCCCTGTCTAATTAACTACGCTATTTTTAACATAAAGCACATTGGAGTAAAACTGAAAATAACACAATTACAATTTGAACTTGTTTTATACAATTTAGGAGGCAGAGAAAaggtaaaactaaaacaaattcTGAAAAGTTTGAACACTATACACATCCAATCATTCATGACCAGTAACCACTACATTGATTATGGTTGATCTGGAAGATGACTCAGTCTAAACTAGAACTACTTAAAAGACATTCTACAAACTCTAAAGTAAAGTGCTAATTTCAGCTTCAAAGAAGAAAGCAGTGCTGATTAAATTAGCTAACCTCCCTATAATTACGCACCAAACCTTCAGGTTCCAGTGGTGCTATAGTTACAATTGTTTCGGGCACCGGAAACAACATAGGTTGTGGTTGGGATGAACTACCTTGTGACCCAACAATTTTGTTACAAGTTTCAATAAGGCACTGTCTACATTTCGGACAAGACGAATGCGAACTTAGCCATTTGTCAATGCAACGAACATGAAATCCATGGTTACACTTTGGCAAAAGGCGCACTTTATCGCCGTTAGTGAACTCCGACAGACATATCACACACTCCGAGTCCAAACTCGGCAATTTCAGCTCATCTGAGTAACTAACTGTGGTGAATTTCTTGAGAGCTTTCTTCTTGATTCCAGTGTTTGCCGCTCGAACTGGAATGTTGTTAGCGGAGCGATCACCACTCATCACAACTAAATTGGAACATTTTAATGCACACCTTATGATTGAGTTCAAACAAAGTGAACAAATAAGAGCACATAATAGGACAGAGAGTACCATAACAACATTTGCATCAAAATTACCATCTCCAGCATATGATGATTCTTTAGTTGAATCATGGATGCTTGTGGAAATTGGAGGGTTGGCTGAATTGGATGAGTGAAGGAGTAACCTTCTTGAGTGGAAATTCTCAACAAGTTCATGGAGGAGTGGTGAAACAAAGGAAGTAGTAGCATACATGTTTTTGTTTAAGGTGTTAATGTTTTTGagcttaattttgatttttgaggtTGGTTGCACTAAGGggatttgtatatttataaggtGGTTGGATTTGTTGTCTTTCTCTTATTGTGGCATGAAATTACAATTatcaattattatataataataataatgtgctAAATAGTGTAGCTATAGGTAGCTTTGTAATCAGAATATTCCTAGAAGGTTATGGTTAGATATAGGGTATTTTTCTGTCTTTAATGTTGTTACCCCTTGGAGATAGATGTCTTCATTTACAAGTATATGGATACTCCACTAATTTAACCTTTTGTAAATTGCCTTTCAAATCAAGATGGGTCCATTATTAAATTTCAATCCCACCTTACACGCATAAGGATGTGCCACGTGGAAATTTGTATAAGCATTATATAAACGAGGAATaaagttttttctaaatttataaCGTATcttcatttctttattttagaaataataCCACAAAGAAGTAAGAaccctttttttcttcatataataataataataatatgataatgGTGTTATATATCTTGTTGCTATTCCTATAGGGACCCATGAGCACAAGAAGGAAGGAATAGGAAACTTCcaataataataagatgaaaGTTGAAAAATACTAGTAGTATATGGTATTGATTCCAAGcttcttcattttatttatgcTCCATCTTTTGGGTCCCAATGAAAAGGATGAGTTCCAATATAGTAAGAAATACTGAGCAAAGAGGCCTCATCCGTACTTGTCCAATGCCCATAGTAAAGGATTTCTCTTGCAATGCAACAAATGAATGTTGTTGACTTGAACATGATTCTTCACGGGATTATTCACTGCTTCTACAGTACTACAGGAGGAAATAATTTGCTATgttgattttgtaatttgattacATATAATTAGAAGAATGAATTATATGAATTGAGTTTATTGTTTAACGTGAATTTGAAAAACTATACATAAAAGGACAATGTAACATCACATCACTATTTATTATGTATTTATATTGAATCTAagtcatttttataaaatggaTTTGTAATTCTTTGTAAACTCATTTTAAGTCTCATATCTATTTAATGTAAGAATTGAGTTTTTTCCATTAAGAACATAAACTTTGCCATGTAGAGTTCAACCACCTTGTGTTTAGCACCACATCAAAGCGGAATCAAACATGCTATAACTAGTGCTATTACTTGTGTCATTTTAATTGGACTATGTTATCTGGTTCTTTTTCACACTCATTATACAGCATGAGATGAGTCAAGTGGGATTTGCAATTTGTTGCAAAATTGCAAATTAGGATCACAACAATAACTAATTAATAGCAATTGGTCAGCTGAATACATGATTGTAAGttgaaattatgaataaaaacaagaaacttttatgaaattaaatctCAATTCAACCGACCTCTAAATCATGATTCAATTGATTTTGTCGACTCAAATATGGTTGCACTTAATgattaataaacaaataaaattagttGTACATGTTAGTTATTTACGAGAGAGGACAATAGATATAAGAATTACTTACATTATTTAGttgtttttattggttatttgcatatttGGTTCTACTTTTAGGcgagtcaaaattgattttggaggAGTATAATTGATAATGATATGTTCCATTGCTTTCAacttaaattgattttgttttagaGTTGATTCTACTTGAAGTTAGAATTTGTAACTTTTAGTTAAGGAATTGACttttcaactcacttttatataaataaatatatccaAATATAAATAACTTTAATTATTACTCACTTGTAGTCATAATCAATTTACTCAAAATCCACTCTTGTCATCggagaaccaaacatacactataTAAGTTTGACTTAAACGCACTATCCACCTCCTAAGTTTGTAAAAGTAGTGATTTTGgcccccttttaaaaaaatggcaaaagtgaccccatgtgttagggaaatatgctcttttgaccctcTAAAATAAGGGTTGGTcccttatttttacaaaaagttgcgattatgacccCTGTTTTGGGACatgtggcgtcttctcagcaattttgcAACCTTTAAAGccaaaatcacaaatttttaaaagttaaggtGTAAAAAATGCACTTAAACC
It encodes:
- the LOC11420711 gene encoding RING-H2 finger protein ATL78; the encoded protein is MYATTSFVSPLLHELVENFHSRRLLLHSSNSANPPISTSIHDSTKESSYAGDGNFDANVVMVLSVLLCALICSLCLNSIIRCALKCSNLVVMSGDRSANNIPVRAANTGIKKKALKKFTTVSYSDELKLPSLDSECVICLSEFTNGDKVRLLPKCNHGFHVRCIDKWLSSHSSCPKCRQCLIETCNKIVGSQGSSSQPQPMLFPVPETIVTIAPLEPEGLVRNYREVS